One window from the genome of Solea solea chromosome 2, fSolSol10.1, whole genome shotgun sequence encodes:
- the b3galt1b gene encoding beta-1,3-galactosyltransferase 1, giving the protein MMPLKVSCLYLLTVVCWASALWYLSIPRSTSTYLGHMSVSVRKPHKNITFSNIRARPLNPHAYEFVINEPKKCESVTPFLVILISTTHKEFDARQAIRETWGDESTFSDIRVLTIFLLGWNTDSVLNRMVEQESQIFHDIVVENFIDSYHNLTLKTMMGMRWVATFCPKAQYVMKTDSDIFVNMDNLIYKLLKPTTKPRRRYFTGYVINNGPIRDMRSKWYMSRDLYPDNKYPPFCSGTGYVFSADVAELIFKTSLHTRLLHLEDVYVGLCLRKLDIHPFQNSGFNHWKMAYSLCRYRRVITVHQISPEEIHRIWNDMTSKKHLRC; this is encoded by the coding sequence ATGATGCCCTTAAAGGTGTCATGTTTATACCTGCTGACGGTGGTCTGCTGGGCGAGCGCTCTCTGGTACTTGAGTATACCTCGTTCGACGTCCACTTACCTCGGCCACATGTCTGTGTCCGTACGCAAGCCCCACAAAAATATCACCTTCAGCAACATCCGCGCCCGCCCCCTCAACCCACACGCCTACGAATTTGTGATCAACGAACCCAAGAAGTGCGAGAGTGTCACTCCCTTCCTGGTCATCCTCATCAGCACCACGCACAAGGAGTTTGATGCAAGGCAAGCCATCCGGGAAACCTGGGGGGATGAGAGCACCTTCAGTGACATTCGCGTCCTCACCATCTTCCTACTCGGCTGGAACACCGACTCCGTCCTGAACCGCATGGTGGAGCAGGAGAGTCAGATTTTTCACGACATTGTGGTCGAGAACTTCATCGATTCTTACCACAACCTCACTCTCAAGACCATGATGGGCATGCGCTGGGTGGCTACCTTCTGCCCCAAAGCACAGTATGTCATGAAGACAGACAGTGACATCTTTGTCAACATGGACAACCTGATCTACAAGCTCCTGAAGCCCACCACGAAACCAAGAAGACGATATTTCACCGGCTACGTGATCAACAATGGACCCATTAGGGACATGCGCAGTAAGTGGTACATGTCCAGGGACTTGTATCCTGACAATAAGTACCCACCTTTCTGTTCGGGCACTGGCTACGTGTTCTCGGCAGACGTGGCTGAGCTAATCTTCAAGACTTCCCTTCACACGAGACTGTTGCACCTGGAGGACGTGTATGTGGGATTGTGTTTGCGTAAACTGGATATACACCCTTTTCAGAACAGTGGCTTCAATCACTGGAAAATGGCCTACAGTCTGTGCAGGTATCGACGCGTCATCACGGTCCACCAGATCTCGCCGGAGGAGATTCACCGCATTTGGAATGATATGACCAGCAAGAAGCACCTGAGATGTTAG